TCATTAAGTCTTTCTAACACGCCAGGTTTTAACTTGTCCACATAACCATAATTCGTAAATCCAATGCTTCCATATACATTTACGATGGAAAAAGCAAGAATTTCATCGACGCCATAGAGTCCCTCATCATTCACTAACATTTCCTGTAAAGGAGAGATTAGTTTTCCCTCTTCTGCGAGAACGTCTAACTGAATCCCTGTTAATACAGCATTCTGTACTTCACGCTTACTGAGGACCATCTCAACATTCTCAATACACTCTTCCATCGTTAGGTTGGGATAATATTTTTGTTGCAAAAACATCACCAGCTCAGCGATTTCTGTGATTTTGACGCCCCTTTTATGTAACCATTCATGAGTTGCATTTGCTACAGCTTTACTGTTTAGACTATATGGAATTTTTTCGATATCCATAAAATCACCTCATTTTCTTGTAGTATACTTCATGTTCCTAAATAAAAAGTGGTTATTTTTTCAATAAGGGGCTCGTATACATATTAGTACAAACTGTACAAAATTGTTAGGAGGAGAACATAGATTATGTCTAAAATTTATAGAATACGCAGGATTTCTGCTGCTGGATTGTTGGCCGTACCTATTATTATGTCCGGATGTAGCGGTTTTAGTAAAGAATCTAAGGAAGTAGATCCACCACCAGCACAGCAGGAGGCTCAAATGTTACAGATGGTGAACGGTGCTGTTACTGATGGGGCGACGAAGACTACGGCTGTTGCACCTACAGCTACCGTTTATTTATTCAACGAGAATGGCTTGTTGGCTCCGGTGTCATTAGCTCTTCCACAATCAGATGATAAGAACGTTGGCGCCTCCCTTCGCGTAGCACTCGAATCTATCGTGAAGGACGGCCTCTACAAGACGCTTATACCTGAAGGATTTATGGGTGTGTTGCCAGCTGGAACGGAAGTGAAGGATGTTAGCGTAGAGAAGGACAAGAAGACTGCGATTGTGGAGTTTAGTAAGCCATTCGTTACGTATGATGCCAAGAATGAACGCGCCATGCTAGAAGCAATCACATGGACGCTCACTGGAGACGCTAACATTAAACATGTCCAAATTTGGGTAGATGGTGAGAAGCTCACGCAAATGCCTATAAATCAAACACCGCTTGATCAATCGCTTGGCCGTGAATTCGGGATTAACCTTGAAAAGGGAGAGGGGGCAAATTATTTGACTTCAAGTCCGGTAGTTGTATATTTCTCTGCTTTATCGCCAGCAGGAATTCCATACTATGTACCGATCACACGGTTGGTGGATCCTGGTCAGAATAAGCTACATACGGCACTTGGTGAACTCATTCATGGACCTGGAATAAGAGGGGATTTAGTACAGGTCATGACTTCAGGGACTTCTTTAGAATCGGTAAAGACATCTAAGGACGGAACGGTGACGGTAGCCCTAAAGGATGATATGTTTGCTGAAGGAGAGCAGGTGCCGCAGGAAATGTTACAGTCAGTTGTTCTAACCGTTGCGGAGAATGCAGGCAACCCGAAAGTGAAAATCCAATTGAACGGAACGGCTCCTGTTATAGGATCAGATCAATTAAATTATAGCGAACCTGTATCTAGACCAGAGTATATTAACGAAATCCCCCTCTAAGAGAGGTTGTTCAAAGAGCCACCTATTGATCACGAAGTATACTTCTGAAGCGTTTTGAAAAAACGCGGCATCGTAGGCATAAGCTATGGTGCTGAATAATCGACTTTTTGAACATGCACTAAGAGACATGACATTTTCAAAAGGTGCTTTTATGTTAACACTTTGATAAAATGGGGTTGGTTTGCTTGAATTAAAGGAAAGCTAATGATGTAGGAGGCAGAAAATATGAGATCAGACGGACGGGATAGCGATCAGCTGCGCCCGATGAATTTAACAACAAATGTTAACAAATATGCTGAAGGTTCCGTTTATATTGAGATGGGAGATACCAAGGTTATTTGTACAGCTACTGTAGATGAGAAGGTACCCTCATTTCTAAAAGGACAAGGAAAAGGCTGGGTAACAGCAGAGTATTCAATGCTCCCACGGGCAACGCATTCACGTAATCAGCGGGAAGCTGCTAGGGGTAAACTTAGCGGTCGAACAATGGAAATTCAAAGGTTGATTGGCAGAGCACTTCGTTCCATTGTGAATCTGAAGGCCTTGGGTGAACGTACGATTACGATCGATTGTGATGTTATACAAGCCGATGGTGGTACGCGTACGACATCTATTACAGGTGCTTTTGTAGCCCTGTCTATTGCCGTAAATAAAATTGCTCAGCAGCATCGCCTTCCTGTTTTCCCGATTACTGATTTCTTGGCTTCGGTCAGCGTAGGTGTGGTTGGAGGACAGTCACGATTAGACTTGAATTATGAAGAAGATTCTAAGGCGAAAGTGGATATGAATCTGGTGATGACGGGTACTGGGAAATTTGTAGAGCTTCAAGGCACGGGTGAAGAGAGTCCCTTTTCACGAGAGGAACTAAACGAATTGCTTCAGCTTGGAGAACAAGGTATTCAGGAAATTATTATTCGCCAGAAGGAAGCTTTAGGTCCTATTGCATTGATGATTGGTTCCACTCAAGCAGTTAAAGGAGTGGAACGATGAAGTTCGATCAGGATACGATTATAGTTGCAACGAAGAACAAAGGGAAAGTTCAGGAATTTGAGCATGCTTTTGCACCACTTGGATTGAAGGTGAAGAGTATGTTTGATTACATTGAATTGCCTGACGTGATTGAAGACGGACATACGTTTGTTCAGAATGCATTGAAAAAGGCTACAACTGTAGGTGATTCTCTCGGCTTACCCGTTCTTGCTGATGATTCTGGATTGTGTGTAGATGCTTTAGAAGGTCGCCCTGGTGTATATTCTGCACGATATGCTAGTGAGAACGCTACTGACCAAGAAAATAATGACAAGCTTCTACAAGAGCTTGGGGAACTGAAGCAAGGGGAAGATACAGAACAGATATTACTTAGTCCTGCTCGTTTCGAATGTTCTCTGGTACTATATGACCCCTCTACAAAAGGGCATATAGAGGCATCGGGTTCAGTAGAAGGTTGGATTACGTCTGAGGTAGCGGGACAAGGAGGATTTGGTTATGATCCTCTGTTCTTTCTTTCTCAGTATGAGAAGACTATGGCTGAATTGACATTAGAGCAGAAGCAATCCATTAGTCATCGTGGTGCTGCATTGCGGGAATTAGTAGCAAAGATATCCGAGTTATAGTATTAGAAAAGGCTGCCCCTGTTTTGAACTGCGCCCCAATTGTTAGACACAACTAACAATTGGGGGTGCAGTTCACTTCATAAGGGACAGCCTTTTTTGAACTATAAGAAGTATAAGTTTTTACTATACGTTCTTATAGTTCTACGAGAGACGGTTACCATCCCTTTAAGGACGGCGTAGCCGTTTCTTTTTGTGAATAATGAAACTAACGGATGGAAACATTGTATGTGCGGAGCCAGTGGTTCACTTGCCCTAAATAGGCGAACAATTGAGGGCCAGACATGAGCTGCCCAAACCAAGGAAGGTTCGTAGACGCATCAGGCGATGACGCTAACTCTCGAATTTTAACGGTATCAATAAGTGGTAGTAACGGAGAGGATGGATCATCTAATATCGATAGGATCTGGTTTTTAACAGCAGATAGAAAATCGGGATTATGCGTTTTGGGATAAGGACTCTTTTTACGATAGAGAACATCTTCAGGGAGCATACCTTCGAGTGCTTTGCGAAGAATTCCTTTTTCACGGTTGCCCGTCATTTTGATATCCCACGGAATATTCCATACATATTGGACTAATCGATGATCACAGAAAGGGACGCGTACTTCTAGACCAACACCCATACTCATACGGTCTTTTCTATCTAATAAAGTAGGCATGAAGCGTGTGATATTAAGGTAAGACATGACTCGCATCTGAGCTTGTTTCTCTGTCTCTCCCTTGAGTGTGGGAACTTCATGTACAGCTTCGCTGTAGCGGTCTCCAAGGTAGTCTAGAGGAGTAATCCAATCTCTGATTTCTGGGGACAGTAGGCTTGCTCTCATGTCGGGGGCTACAGCCCAAGGAAATGTGCCTGAATTCAACATGTCATCACGGTGAAACCAAGGATAACCACCAAATATTTCATCTGCTGCTTCACCTGAGATAGCTACTGTAGCATCTTTCTTGATCTCACGGCAGAATAAATACAGCGAGGAATCGACATCAGCCATACCTGGTAAATCTCTTGCTAATGTTGAGGCATTTAATGCTGCAACAAGTTCTGGTGTATCTATTTCCAATGAATGATGTTGTGTTCCTAATTCATCCACCATTCGTTTAATCCAAGGAGCATCTGCTCCAGGTTGGAAAGAATGAGATTTGAAATGTTTGTCGTTATCTACATAGTCCACAGAATAGGTATGAAGATTACCTTGACCATTCCGGCGATAGTAGTCTACAGCAAGTGCAGATAGGGCGCTTGAATCTAGCCCACCAGAAAGTAGAGAACATACAGGGACATCAGATATCAGTTGCCGGTCCATTGTATCCTGTAATAATTCCCTTAGTTTGGCTGCTGTAGCTTCTACATGATCTTCATGATGATGGCTCTCCAGTTTCCAGTAAGTATAATTCCGAAGTCCACCGCGACTAAAAATCATAGCGTGCCCTGGACGTAATTCTGATATATCTCGGTAAACACCGTGACCGGGCGTTCTTGCAGGACCTACAATAAATACTTCTGCTAAGCCTTCGGGTCCAACAACAGGCTCTACCTTTGGATGCTGGAGTAAAGCTTTAGGTTCTGAAGCAAATATGAGTGTTCCATCTATATGACTGTAAAAGAGGGGTTTGACACCCACTCTATCACGCGCAAAAAAGACTTGCTCTTGTACACTGTCCCATATCGCAAATGCGAATATGCCATTAAGACGCTCAACACAATCAGGACCCCATTCAATGTAAGAGACTAGAAGCACTTCCGTGTCACAGTGTGTGCGGAATTGATGTCCTCGCTGGCGTAATTCTGCAGTGAGTTCAGCTGCATTATATAGTTCTCCATTATATACGATGGCATATACATCTTCATCTCGATGAACAATCATTGGCTGAGCACCATTCTCGGGATCGATGACAGAAAGCCGCCTATGACCAAAGGCACAGGGATTCGAAATCCATGTCCCGGCAGCGTCAGGACCACGATGATTCAAGCTCTCCGTCATTTGGACAAGTAGCTGCGAATCCTGTGTTAAATCGCCACTCCATTGTATAAAACCAGTTATTCCGCACATGGTGGTTCATCCTCTCTTCGTCGTTTGTCCATGCTGTCCTTTCTTTTTACTAAAGTGATACCAGATATATGACGAAGTTAGGCATAAAATGTCTGTCCTTATATAAAACTATAGGGGAGCACATAGTTCGTAGCAGGAGGTGGCTGACCTTGGACAAACATAAATATTATGTATCCGTACATGGAAGATCCGTATTACCTGATAAGACACTGGCAGCTTATGAATGGGAGATCTATGCGACACCAGCGCAAGCTGAGGAAATGTTACTGCTAATGGGGTTAGTGCAAGAGAAGGAAGAAGAAGCCTTCCCCGGTTATGTTTTTCCTTGGCCGGATACTCCGGAACAAGTTGTCAACGTTTATTATGAGGATGCACTGAATGATGTATATCAGAAAATTTATGAACTAGGTTCAGAAGATACACGCGAACAGATGAAAGGTTCAGGGATCAATGCATTTCTTGGTTTGTAATACAATAATTTAAACTCATAACTCCTCTTCAGCTAATCCATACTATCCTTAAAGGGGGTGGTGAAGATGGCAGAAAAGTATAAGAAGGTTAAAGGGAATAAATACGCACATCAATATGAATTTGCTGAAGAAGTGATCGCCAAAAATTCAGCTCAACATACGCAAGATAAAACAAACTGGCGACGCGGTAATAAGTAAAGAATGGACTAAACCCCTCTGATAATAGAGGGGTTTAAAATTAATGTTTGATTATATTCAGTTATATGATATAATATTTCTTGCAGACTTTTCAGAGTATATAGTTTGAATAATATGTCTTAGTAGCTCAGCTGGATAGAGCAACGCCCTTCTAAGGCGTCGGTCGGGGGTTCGAATCCCTCCTGGGACACTTATGTAACACCAAAAAGCCATTCCTTATTAGGAATGGCTTTTTGGTGTCATTTCTATACGAAAAGACCTCCGTGGAAGCGGAGGTCTTTGGAGTCTATTTACTTAACTCAGCAGCATCAGAATGATAGAGGATAGCGATAAACATGCGCTGATGAGATAAATGAAAAGTACGGCTTGCTTAGGGCTTAATCCCCAAGAGAGGAGTCGGTAGTGAATTTGACTACGGTCAGCCTTGTACACAGGTTGTCCATTTAAATGTCGTTTGATGACGACGTATATATTGTCGAAGATGGGAACACCCAGTGCTAGTACCGGAACTAGAATGGAAATGACTGTGACCTGCTTAAAAGCTCCATCTAGAGCGATAATACCGAGCATGAATCCTATAAATGTAGCTCCGGCATCACCCATATATATTTTGGCAGGGGGTTTATTGTATTTGAGATAACCTAATGTGATTCCGATAAGTATGATTGCCATGATAGCGGATTGAGGTTGTCCTTTAGCGATAGCTACGATGAACAGCGTCAATGCAGAGATCGCAGATACCCCTCCAGAAAGTCCATCCAAACCATCCATAAAGTTAATAACGGTAGTTACTCCAAAAATCCAGAGAATGGTGAGCAGAAACTGTAGCCACTCAGGAAAGATAATCATGTGACCAGAGAATGGGACACTCATACCTTCGAATGAAATACCTGCAGAATACACGATGACGGCTGCGGACACCTGAATTAGCGTTTTGGGAAGAGCACCGAAATCTTTACCCTTTGTTTTATACCAATCATCAATCATACCGATCCCTAGGATTAATAAAGATCCTATAATAATGCCAGCCATCTCTTTATCCCAATGTTTTGAGAGCAGAATATAAGGAATCATGAATCCAAGAAATATAGCAATACTGGCTAGGTGCGGAACAGGTTCCTTGTGTATTTTTCTACTCGTGGGCCTGTCCACGAAATCCATACGGAGCGCTATTCTTCGTAATGGTGGAATTAGAACGAGAACAATAATCATTGAAAGAATAAATGCGACAGCATACAACAATGTTTTCGGCTCCTTACTATTTTGGAATAACATCTTTTTAACAGAATAAATCTTATTTTTCAAAAAAACAACGCATTTAATAATTTGATAACAATCCAACGGTACAGATTTAACAATGATAGACGACAATGAACCTGTAGCTTGAATGATAAGAAAAGGGTGAAGCCAAATTATGAGAAATTGTAAAGTATTCACGGTGATAGTAGCAGGTGTACTCGTAACTTCTGCTTTATCGGTTGGAATAGCAGAGGCAGCAAGCACCACGAAGCAAACAAGCGAGACTTCAGGAACGAAGGCAGCAGCTAAATACAAAGTGGATAGCACTGTGGTTAGCGTAAATGGAGTCAACGTCACCATGAAATCTATTCTCGTCAAACAAGTGTCATTATACGCGCTTAGTGACATTGCGCAGGCTGTTGGAGCTACGATCAAGTCATCCAAGGGAACGATCACCCTTACAGATGCAACGTCAACCAACACGATTCAAATGGATTCGAAGTCTTCGAAGTATCAAGTGAATGGTAGTAGCAACACGTTCAAATTTGCGCCTGTAATGCAAGATGGAAGAACATACGTGGAACTTCCTTCTATTGTTGAAGCACTAGGTGGTGAATGGATTAATGATGCAGGTCAAGAGAATCAATTGTTAAGTGTGAAAAGACTTACGGGTGAGTTTGACTCTCTTCATTGGGATGCCTCAGGTCATATCATCGCAGTTAAGCAAGATGAGGAAGTACCTCAAGTATACAAATTGAATAAATCTTATCACGCTGAATTGTTATCTACAAGTGCAGAAGTAGCCGGTATGGAGGTGTCTCCGAATGGCCAGTGGGGGATTTACACGGATGACAAAGATCATTTGGTTCT
The nucleotide sequence above comes from Paenibacillus sp. IHBB 10380. Encoded proteins:
- the asnB gene encoding asparagine synthase (glutamine-hydrolyzing), which encodes MCGITGFIQWSGDLTQDSQLLVQMTESLNHRGPDAAGTWISNPCAFGHRRLSVIDPENGAQPMIVHRDEDVYAIVYNGELYNAAELTAELRQRGHQFRTHCDTEVLLVSYIEWGPDCVERLNGIFAFAIWDSVQEQVFFARDRVGVKPLFYSHIDGTLIFASEPKALLQHPKVEPVVGPEGLAEVFIVGPARTPGHGVYRDISELRPGHAMIFSRGGLRNYTYWKLESHHHEDHVEATAAKLRELLQDTMDRQLISDVPVCSLLSGGLDSSALSALAVDYYRRNGQGNLHTYSVDYVDNDKHFKSHSFQPGADAPWIKRMVDELGTQHHSLEIDTPELVAALNASTLARDLPGMADVDSSLYLFCREIKKDATVAISGEAADEIFGGYPWFHRDDMLNSGTFPWAVAPDMRASLLSPEIRDWITPLDYLGDRYSEAVHEVPTLKGETEKQAQMRVMSYLNITRFMPTLLDRKDRMSMGVGLEVRVPFCDHRLVQYVWNIPWDIKMTGNREKGILRKALEGMLPEDVLYRKKSPYPKTHNPDFLSAVKNQILSILDDPSSPLLPLIDTVKIRELASSPDASTNLPWFGQLMSGPQLFAYLGQVNHWLRTYNVSIR
- a CDS encoding XTP/dITP diphosphatase — its product is MKFDQDTIIVATKNKGKVQEFEHAFAPLGLKVKSMFDYIELPDVIEDGHTFVQNALKKATTVGDSLGLPVLADDSGLCVDALEGRPGVYSARYASENATDQENNDKLLQELGELKQGEDTEQILLSPARFECSLVLYDPSTKGHIEASGSVEGWITSEVAGQGGFGYDPLFFLSQYEKTMAELTLEQKQSISHRGAALRELVAKISEL
- the rph gene encoding ribonuclease PH, which encodes MRSDGRDSDQLRPMNLTTNVNKYAEGSVYIEMGDTKVICTATVDEKVPSFLKGQGKGWVTAEYSMLPRATHSRNQREAARGKLSGRTMEIQRLIGRALRSIVNLKALGERTITIDCDVIQADGGTRTTSITGAFVALSIAVNKIAQQHRLPVFPITDFLASVSVGVVGGQSRLDLNYEEDSKAKVDMNLVMTGTGKFVELQGTGEESPFSREELNELLQLGEQGIQEIIIRQKEALGPIALMIGSTQAVKGVER
- a CDS encoding MraY family glycosyltransferase, with product MLFQNSKEPKTLLYAVAFILSMIIVLVLIPPLRRIALRMDFVDRPTSRKIHKEPVPHLASIAIFLGFMIPYILLSKHWDKEMAGIIIGSLLILGIGMIDDWYKTKGKDFGALPKTLIQVSAAVIVYSAGISFEGMSVPFSGHMIIFPEWLQFLLTILWIFGVTTVINFMDGLDGLSGGVSAISALTLFIVAIAKGQPQSAIMAIILIGITLGYLKYNKPPAKIYMGDAGATFIGFMLGIIALDGAFKQVTVISILVPVLALGVPIFDNIYVVIKRHLNGQPVYKADRSQIHYRLLSWGLSPKQAVLFIYLISACLSLSSIILMLLS
- a CDS encoding phosphatidylglycerophosphatase A family protein, translated to MDIEKIPYSLNSKAVANATHEWLHKRGVKITEIAELVMFLQQKYYPNLTMEECIENVEMVLSKREVQNAVLTGIQLDVLAEEGKLISPLQEMLVNDEGLYGVDEILAFSIVNVYGSIGFTNYGYVDKLKPGVLERLNDKTSGQVHTFLDDIVGAVAAAASSRIAHRKQAEKEANYTEDNKESNPL
- a CDS encoding GerMN domain-containing protein, which encodes MSKIYRIRRISAAGLLAVPIIMSGCSGFSKESKEVDPPPAQQEAQMLQMVNGAVTDGATKTTAVAPTATVYLFNENGLLAPVSLALPQSDDKNVGASLRVALESIVKDGLYKTLIPEGFMGVLPAGTEVKDVSVEKDKKTAIVEFSKPFVTYDAKNERAMLEAITWTLTGDANIKHVQIWVDGEKLTQMPINQTPLDQSLGREFGINLEKGEGANYLTSSPVVVYFSALSPAGIPYYVPITRLVDPGQNKLHTALGELIHGPGIRGDLVQVMTSGTSLESVKTSKDGTVTVALKDDMFAEGEQVPQEMLQSVVLTVAENAGNPKVKIQLNGTAPVIGSDQLNYSEPVSRPEYINEIPL